One window of Edaphobacter dinghuensis genomic DNA carries:
- a CDS encoding cyclic peptide export ABC transporter, with the protein MDLINFLLKHSRRELLLSIFAGIISGACNAGLIATINAAIRHGAIDTHRSLIFIALCILLPLSRHLSERVLNRIGQHSMYTLRMGLCRQILAAPLRVIEQLGPARLLAILTEDIPTITGTVFMLPTVCINVAMMIACLIYLGLLSASLLIALLAFLLIGVLVYQLLVSKARRLFTLAREDANHLHDNFRGLLYGIKELKLHESRRFEFIDRVLQSTASSIESNNIAGQNIYSIATSGGQMLLFGFIGVIIFGAPRFHYLPPVTLTGYAFTLLYLMSPLQGIMNISPTVTRANIALRTVTDLGLSLVKYDCCETKVVGNSTSWQSLTLQSVVHTYFQEKDSRPFTLGPLDISFKPGEIVFIIGGNGTGKTTFAKLITGLYTPEEGTIFLDEDAIDNEEARSRYRQYFSAIFGDFFLFEELIGITNDDELNRVANDYLDKLHLANSVSIHNRTLSTLDLSQGQRKRLALLTAFLEDRPIYLFDEWAADQDPYFKEIFYRELLPALRARGKTVFVISHDDRYYSIADRVIKLENGSIIQDATAA; encoded by the coding sequence ATGGATTTGATCAACTTTCTGTTAAAGCATTCGCGACGAGAGCTGCTCCTCAGTATCTTTGCGGGGATCATAAGCGGCGCCTGCAATGCTGGATTGATTGCAACAATAAATGCAGCAATAAGGCACGGAGCCATAGACACACATCGCTCCCTCATATTTATTGCTCTGTGTATTCTGTTGCCTCTCTCGCGCCATTTGTCTGAAAGGGTACTAAACCGAATCGGCCAGCATTCGATGTATACGTTACGCATGGGGCTATGTCGTCAAATATTGGCGGCTCCATTACGCGTTATTGAGCAGCTTGGGCCGGCTCGCTTGCTCGCAATTCTCACGGAAGATATTCCAACCATTACCGGAACTGTTTTTATGCTACCTACGGTATGCATTAACGTTGCAATGATGATTGCGTGCCTAATCTATCTTGGCCTTCTTTCGGCATCTCTCTTAATAGCCTTGCTTGCGTTCCTTTTGATTGGTGTCTTGGTTTATCAATTGCTTGTGTCAAAGGCGCGTCGCCTATTCACGCTTGCCCGCGAGGACGCAAACCACCTGCACGATAATTTTCGGGGGCTCTTGTATGGAATCAAGGAACTCAAGCTGCACGAGTCCCGCAGGTTTGAGTTTATCGATCGCGTGTTGCAGTCTACAGCTAGTTCCATAGAATCTAATAACATCGCCGGCCAGAATATCTACAGCATCGCTACCAGCGGCGGCCAGATGTTGTTGTTTGGATTTATTGGCGTCATAATATTTGGGGCACCTCGCTTCCATTATCTCCCTCCCGTGACCCTCACCGGATATGCGTTTACGCTACTTTATCTAATGTCACCGTTGCAGGGGATCATGAATATCTCACCTACTGTCACACGAGCCAATATAGCGCTTAGGACCGTCACCGACCTTGGCCTTTCTCTAGTGAAGTATGACTGCTGCGAAACAAAAGTAGTTGGTAATTCCACCTCGTGGCAGTCTCTAACACTTCAGTCTGTCGTTCATACTTACTTCCAGGAGAAGGATAGTAGGCCATTTACTTTAGGGCCACTCGACATATCTTTTAAGCCCGGCGAGATCGTGTTCATCATAGGCGGTAATGGAACAGGGAAAACCACATTCGCCAAACTGATAACAGGACTGTATACACCCGAAGAGGGCACAATTTTTCTCGATGAAGATGCTATAGATAATGAGGAAGCGAGGAGTAGATATCGTCAATACTTCAGCGCGATATTTGGCGACTTTTTTCTTTTTGAGGAATTGATCGGGATTACAAATGATGACGAACTGAACCGCGTTGCCAATGATTATCTTGACAAACTGCATCTTGCGAATAGCGTGAGTATTCATAACCGTACGCTGTCAACTCTCGATCTGTCGCAGGGGCAAAGAAAGCGTCTTGCATTGCTCACTGCGTTTCTTGAAGACCGGCCAATCTACTTATTTGACGAATGGGCTGCGGACCAGGATCCGTATTTCAAAGAAATATTTTATAGAGAGTTACTACCCGCACTCCGAGCCCGGGGTAAGACTGTCTTTGTAATTAGTCACGATGATCGGTACTACTCGATAGCCGATCGTGTAATAAAGCTGGAAAATGGATCAATTATTCAGGATGCAACTGCAGCATAG
- a CDS encoding thioesterase domain-containing protein: MPLHATHAQNHPIVCIPGAGASVTTFIAFAGALGDSHPIFGLQPRGLDLVHLPHASVVETAHFNVAAVATLHSVRPIHLIGHSYGGLVAFEMALQLEQSGAPVESLTLIDSDPPDERPNHSNLPTTSELFQAFTEVFEDNYEIELALNNDLMASGDQINFLLSLHRTLLSRRCLPAHSTIDMIRGSFLHFASALTNRYIPQDIRRSATHLAYVRSKRLNEMDNYERLIVNTKQWRLFSPNLTIWSGPGDHFSILRPPHVSSLAQWWRAAHS; this comes from the coding sequence ATGCCTCTACATGCGACGCATGCACAGAATCACCCTATCGTTTGCATACCTGGGGCAGGAGCAAGCGTAACTACCTTTATCGCATTTGCCGGAGCTCTGGGAGATAGTCACCCGATCTTCGGTCTACAGCCGCGCGGCCTCGATCTAGTTCATCTACCCCACGCAAGCGTTGTAGAGACCGCGCACTTCAACGTTGCAGCCGTCGCAACCTTACATTCCGTTCGGCCCATCCACCTCATAGGGCATTCATATGGGGGACTCGTAGCATTCGAGATGGCACTTCAACTGGAGCAAAGCGGTGCACCCGTCGAATCCCTCACCCTTATCGATAGTGATCCTCCCGATGAACGGCCCAATCACTCGAACCTGCCAACGACTTCAGAGCTCTTCCAAGCATTCACGGAAGTATTTGAGGACAACTACGAGATTGAACTGGCCCTAAATAACGATCTGATGGCTTCGGGCGATCAAATCAATTTCCTCCTAAGCCTCCATAGGACCTTGCTTTCAAGACGATGCCTTCCAGCGCATAGCACTATTGATATGATCAGGGGGTCGTTCCTGCACTTCGCATCTGCTCTCACGAATCGATACATACCACAGGATATCCGCAGGTCGGCTACCCATCTTGCATATGTCCGATCCAAACGGCTCAACGAGATGGACAATTACGAACGACTAATCGTTAATACAAAACAATGGCGATTGTTTTCGCCAAATCTTACTATTTGGTCGGGTCCGGGCGATCACTTTTCAATCCTTCGTCCTCCTCACGTCTCGTCTCTAGCCCAATGGTGGAGAGCAGCACACTCGTAA
- a CDS encoding TauD/TfdA family dioxygenase, translating into MIQWHVTTSTLPLEAHAERPGSSVGELRDWLLSNPSELDSRLMSSGAVLFRNFAVTTPEEFQEIAAVVCGKFADYVGGNSPRTRVASHVFTSTEYPRTAVISMHNEASYLPHMPRRILFYCAKPAATGGQTPLADCRRILTRISPAVTERFVKHGVIYVNNLHGGRGFGRSWIDVFDTRDKHEVQKRLKADGYDYEWTKNGGLRTMMRAPSVIVHPETGARVWINQAEQWHPSSLDPAIREQLLSILPVDELPHYAVLGNGSEIEEQDLEDIRRAMLAEERIFQWRSGDILLCDNFLVMHGRQAYTGDRRVLVSMG; encoded by the coding sequence ATGATTCAATGGCACGTAACAACAAGCACTCTTCCACTCGAAGCGCATGCAGAACGGCCAGGCTCTTCAGTCGGAGAACTGCGCGATTGGCTGCTTTCGAATCCATCGGAACTCGACTCCAGACTAATGAGTTCCGGTGCAGTTCTCTTTCGAAACTTTGCCGTCACTACACCCGAGGAATTTCAGGAGATCGCGGCAGTCGTTTGCGGTAAGTTCGCCGACTATGTAGGAGGAAATTCACCGCGGACCCGTGTAGCTAGCCACGTCTTTACTTCGACTGAGTACCCGAGAACTGCTGTTATTTCGATGCATAACGAAGCATCTTATCTGCCACATATGCCGCGACGAATTCTCTTTTACTGTGCAAAACCCGCAGCAACCGGAGGCCAAACACCGCTTGCGGATTGTCGGCGCATTTTGACCCGAATATCTCCTGCTGTGACCGAGCGCTTTGTCAAGCATGGGGTCATCTATGTAAATAATTTACATGGAGGCAGGGGATTTGGACGGTCATGGATAGATGTTTTCGATACTCGGGACAAACATGAGGTACAAAAGCGACTTAAGGCAGATGGATATGATTACGAATGGACCAAGAACGGTGGGCTCCGAACGATGATGCGCGCACCCTCCGTCATAGTTCACCCTGAAACCGGTGCAAGAGTATGGATCAATCAAGCCGAGCAATGGCATCCCTCAAGTCTCGATCCTGCCATACGCGAGCAACTTCTATCGATTTTACCCGTAGATGAACTGCCTCACTACGCCGTACTTGGAAACGGGTCAGAGATCGAAGAGCAGGACCTTGAAGACATTAGAAGGGCTATGCTAGCGGAGGAACGAATATTTCAATGGCGTAGTGGGGATATCCTCCTTTGCGACAACTTCTTGGTGATGCACGGGCGTCAGGCTTACACGGGTGATCGAAGAGTTCTAGTCTCCATGGGATGA